The following proteins come from a genomic window of Lineus longissimus chromosome 18, tnLinLong1.2, whole genome shotgun sequence:
- the LOC135502101 gene encoding uncharacterized protein LOC135502101, with protein MASKTNQREEVAEQLHDWMVNEMKFKPQGRHTNMPIPSKEALLEICRGPMLDIWKYVTSHVKSSSTIHTVKGNLALHSKPQITDGEKGEKLSLYEKRQHLLVERDRHIQEQIHLEKDLERRQKEVLDAENAYRETTNRIKDMNHRSALLQAHSEKIAEEVHKFDELNSRIRSKIDRYKSPDEKSGETVFFSRNDDKLESACSKKVRESCEATRDFFHLLLQGKFNTDPDTLPKKKDRLWTQVEDVMLNFPITQIHASVILNADETAHHLSEMTRRIDIKADAEKLRFKYEVKEGTGHLLDKSVPPSLPQSVHKLLEESQSQHIARFLETQKSKNQVRKLEARLKESKEEVQTIMEQSMYSNPGALELAKVLFDVELEEVALRTKINGLQNAIGDLQETIVKSEKEREQLYSKQQQIQDFRSLAEKKQNLITVLVKQNVNGKTRLEDQRHEIQRYIQNTLCSHEVEVTSLVQQLYNSTQKETATFSDLTLPYLALVTLDSAKKIAVINLSIHRLSGGKGVLTPVTQILDALEFPTFKAPECLLNKAIELKEEVDDLTISYQRLHASGVAREQENTASAEKFKDVCDRISQHDRQVVSEVLPQMKQKLKRATDTLGHCINVKDLVNTWWDQPGQDAAPWLKVNAQTLQQWKHKWTIAVSKLRLMEMNMMKDKP; from the exons atggcttccaaaACAAACCAGCGGGAGGAAGTAGCAGAGCAGCTGCACGACTGGATGGTGAATGAGATGAAGTTCAAGCCCCAAGGACGCCATACTAATATGCCCATACCTAGCAAGGAGGCTCTCCTGGA AATATGCCGTGGACCCATGTTGGATATTTGGAAATATGTCACAAGTCATGTGAAATCATCAAG TACTATCCACACCGTGAAAGGAAATCTGGCTCT TCATTCTAAACCCCAGATCACGGATGGTGAAAAGGGCGAGAAGCTGAGTCTGTACGAGAAGAGGCAGCATCTACTCGTCGAGAGGGACAGGCACATACAGGAGCAGATACACCTGGAGAAAGATCTCGAGCGCAGACAGAAGGAGGTTTTAGATGCTG AAAATGCTTACAGAGAAACGACGAATCGTATAAAAGATATGAACCATCGCAGTGCACTGCTGCAGGCCCACAGTGAGAAAATTGCAGAAGAAGTTCACAAGTTTGATGAGCTGAACAGTCGGATACGGAGCAAGATCGACCGGTATAAATCTCCAGATGA AAAGTCGGGGGAGACTGTCTTCTTCAGTCGAAACGATGATAAATTAGAAAGTGCCTGCAGT AAAAAGGTTCGTGAAAGCTGTGAGGCAACCCGTGATTTCTTTCATCTTTTACTCCAAGGGAAATTCAACACAGATCCAGACACACT GCCAAAAAAGAAAGACCGCCTCTGGACTCAAGTTGAGGACGTCATGCTCAATTTCCCCATCACGCAGATTCACGCGTCGGTAATCTTGAATGCTGATGAGACGGCGCACCATCTTTCCGAGATGACAAGAAGAATCGACATCAAGGCTGATGCTGAAAAACTTAG GTTTAAGTATGAAGTGAAAGAGGGTACCGGTCATTTACTGGACAAAAGCGTTCCGCCTAGTCTGCCTCAGAGTGTACACAAGCTTCTGGAA GAGAGTCAGTCGCAGCACATAGCACGGTTCTTGGAGACCCAGAAGAGCAAAAACCAGGTCAGGAAGCTCGAGGCCAGGTTAAAGGAGTCTAAGGAAGAAGTCCAAACCATCATGGAGCAGAGCATGTATTCCAATCCTGGGGCTCTGGAGTTGGCAAA AGTGTTGTTTGATGTGGAACTGGAGGAGGTAGCTCTCCGCACCAAGATCAACGGGCTGCAGAATGCCATCGGCGATCTCCAGGAGACTATCGTAAAATCCGAGAAGGAACGCGAACAGCTGTACAGCAAGCAGCAGCAGATACAGGACTTCAGAAGCCTTGCG GAAAAGAAACAGAATCTCATCACAGTGCTAGTAAAACAGAACGTGAATGGTAAAACGCGGCTGGAGGACCAACGTCACGAGATCCAACGGTACATCCAGAACACGCTCTGCTCACACGAGGTGGAGGTCACCTCGCTCGTCCAACAACTTTACAATAGCACTCAGAAAGAGACTGCCACATTCTCAGATTTAACCTTGCCTTATTTGGCACTCGTTACTTTGGACAG CGCTAAAAAGATTGCAGTTATCAATTTATCAATTCACCGCCTGTCGGGAGGAAAGGGTGTCCTTACTCCAGTTACACAAATCTTAGATGCTCTGGAATTTCCGACATTTAAG GCGCCAGAATGTTTGTTGAATAAGGCCATTGAATTGAAGGAGGAGGTAGATGACCTGACGATATCTTATCAACGTCTTCATGCCAGTGGTGTTGCTAGGGAACAGGAGAACACAGCATCCGCTGAAAAGTTCAAAG ATGTTTGTGACAGGATCTCACAACATGACCGCCAGGTTGTCAGCGAAGTTCTGCCCCAGATGAAACAGAAGTTGAAGCGGGCAACAGACACACTCGGACATTGTATCAATGTAAAGGATTTAGTCAACACTTG GTGGGACCAGCCAGGCCAGGATGCGGCTCCGTGGTTGAAAGTCAACGCACAGACACTACAACAATGGAAACACAAATGGACCATCGCCGTTTCGAAACTACGCCTGATggagatgaacatgatgaaggatAAACCCTAG
- the LOC135502120 gene encoding 2-dehydro-3-deoxy-D-gluconate 5-dehydrogenase-like — protein sequence MAERDIVEQLQKCSDLVSSKPNLPGAIKRLLDQALALAEEVHAPEKSVKDISPEVSLLKMVLQISGATRLLNLRDAPEAVTAALSDMLPVDGVLAIRGDADQMKNNMKSEQGSAKEILDKLASESKEFNVIILDDGSETLIEDFEIVIKRHLLALNGTLLVMFAGDTSSVDFSAHITGDERLEQVNLPISGKEVMIIRRRSSLLEKETTAILDDVCTGVQRRNILQRFRLDGKVALVTGSGQGIGRGYAHALGEAGAKVAVVDIFEERAKHVCHELLEKGIDAMWLQTDVTKEDQVKLMVESVVDRWGALHIAFNNAGIARSNPAEDHSMEDWNAVMDVNINSVFMCCKAEYAIMAKQGYGKIVNQASMCSVIVLRPQKLVSYGVSKIAVLGLTRTLAVEWAEKGIRVNCISPGYVKTPMTCSDHLKPLFERWVSEIPAGRMQEVTDLQGVAVYLASEASDYTTGENVIVDGGKCTL from the exons ATGGCAGAGAGGG ATATCGTGGAACAGCTGCAGAAATGCTCAGACTTGGTGAGCAGCAAACCAAACCTTCCCGGTGCTATCAAGCGGCTGTTGGACCAGGCACTGGCTTTGGCGGAGGAGGTCCATGCACCAGAGAAGTCCGTCAAAGACATCTCACCTGAAG TCTCCTTGCTAAagatggttttgcagatctccGGTGCCACCAGACTACTCAACCTCAGAGACGCACCCGAGGCCGTGACGGCAGCGCTGTCCGACATGCTGCCGGTTGATGGTGTTCTGGCCATCCGCGGAGACGCCGACCAGATGAAAAACAATATGAAATCTGAACAAG GGTCAGCGAAGGAAATTCTTGACAAGTTGGCCTCGGAGTCCAAGGAGTTTAATGTGATCATTCTGGACGATGGGTCAGAGACGCTGATCGAAGATTTTGAG ATTGTTATCAAGCGCCATCTTCTGGCGTTGAATGGAACCCTGTTAGTGATGTTCGCCGGTGACACCTCGTCAGTTGACTTTAGTGCTCACATCACCGGCGACGAGCGGCTCGAACAG GTAAACTTGCCTATTTCGGGTAAGGAAGTGATGATCATCCGACGCCGGTCTTCCCTCCTTGAGAAAGAAACCACTGCTATTTTGGATGATGTCTGCACAGGAGTTCAGAGACGAAACATTCTTCAGAGATTCCGTCTTGACGGAAAGGTAGCACTGGTCACAGGATCCGGACAGGGGATTGGTCGAGGGTACGCGCATGCCCTGGGAGAGGCGG GTGCAAAAGTTGCAGTTGTGGACATCTTCGAGGAGAGAGCCAAGCATGTTTGTCACGAACTCCTAGAGAAGGGCATCGATGCTATGTGGCTACAAACCGACGTCACGAAAGAGGACCAGGTCAAACTGATGGTTGAGAGTGTGGTTGACCGCTGGGGAGCGCTACACATTGCTTTCAATAATGCAG GAATCGCACGCTCGAACCCTGCAGAAGATCATTCCATGGAGGACTGGAACGCCGTGATGGACGTCAACATCAACAGCGTGTTCATGTGCTGTAAGGCCGAGTACGCCATCATGGCTAAACAAG GTTACGGAAAGATAGTCAACCAGGCCTCCATGTGCAGTGTCATCGTGCTCCGCCCCCAGAAGCTGGTGTCCTACGGCGTCTCAAAGATAGCCGTCCTTGGACTGACCCGGACTCTGGCCGTGGAATGGGCCGAAAAAGGCATCCGAGTGAATTGCATTTCCCC TGGATACGTCAAAACACCCATGACCTGTTCCGATCATCTCAAACCACTCTTCGAACGTTGGGTGTCAGAAATACCAGCAGGACGCATGCAAGAAGTGACAGATTTGCAAGGTGTTGCCGTCTATCTCGCGTCAGAGGCGTCGGATTACACCACTGGGGAAAATGTGATTGTTGACGGCGGGAAGTGCACTTTATAA